A DNA window from Helianthus annuus cultivar XRQ/B chromosome 15, HanXRQr2.0-SUNRISE, whole genome shotgun sequence contains the following coding sequences:
- the LOC110912285 gene encoding uncharacterized protein LOC110912285 isoform X1 — MEMEIFEGKKMTDVTLTGVSSISQPNLEETVVTTTVSVVKMVQEDKEDEVMKNVEKGEGGEGMEKVNEGLFGNLVGGGDDEGVNVNGNENGASMAMDVEVSLFGEEEDAGGENLVSEGNVCVEKASGDPMEICLSAEKQKNDENGNRIFGGENVENREDNGDKLVENKGEHEEEEEDHGFAVGDFVWGKIKSHPWWPGQIYNPSDASDNAARLKRKGRILVAHFGDGSFSWCSPSQLKPFIDHFPEMSKQSDSKKFVNAVQMALEEVSRLVEAGLTCKCQTVNRVDHAGVVNKGIKEGVPVPKGNTIKVLMDRIEPVELLSILKDFATMDPGAGLAELELALLKSLLNVFYSKKGGYLLVKYHDPMCIDGLEYESQTGVVADSEMNGPSESIDNGDNKLYQKRKQKSVADLMKEDEPKDKKAKTPKDGGSSKRKRKALMVSVTPETDHENGGGGGVEEETMSPRQRKKSKYLSPPYLSPVGGGRLSVFGSGSGPFKEPKPESEPEKVAEMAAKPFEDSLKKSSGKKTRQNKGVREGSDSQEEPKTKSTTGAAVNVKKVLHGLLRVALDPTSFTEKNLPAVTDFVSSYRSSIFKEGSSHQTDQSILNEGSSHQTDQKKKARGTSDVAFIKEKLESMMEIVQGCAETEMSADVKASLEGEIQEVLQKVGKLKGK, encoded by the exons ATGG AAATGGAAATCTTTGAAGGGAAGAAGATGACAGATGTAACCCTAACTGGGGTTTCTTCAATTTCTCAGCCTAATTTAGAGGAAACAGTTGTTACAACGACAGTTTCGGTTGTTAAGATGGTTCAAGAGGATAAAGAAGATGAGGTGATGAAGAATGTGGAAAAAGGGGAAGGGGGTGAGGGTATGGAGAAGGTTAATGAAGGGCTTTTTGGTAATttggttggtggtggtgatgatgaaggTGTGAATGTGAATGGTAATGAGAATGGGGCATCTATGGCTATGGATGTGGAGGTTTCTTTGTTTGGAGAAGAAGAAGATGCAGGTGGCGAAAATCTGGTTTCGGAGGGGAACGTGTGTGTCGAAAAGGCAAGTGGGGATCCGATGGAGATCTGTTTATCGGCGGAGAAACAGAAGAACGACGAAAATGGAAACAGAATCTTTGGTGGGGAAAATGTCGAAAACAGGGAAGATAATGGCGACAAGTTAGTAGAAAACAAAGGCGAACacgaggaagaagaagaagatcacgGTTTTGCTGTAGGGGATTTCGTGTGGGGCAAAATCAAGAGTCACCCATGGTGGCCGGGCCAGATATACAACCCGTCTGACGCATCTGATAATGCAGCGAGATTGAAACGTAAAGGTCGAATCTTGGTTGCGCATTTTGGGGACGGATCGTTTTCTTGGTGTTCACCGTCGCAGTTGAAGCCCTTTATCGACCACTTTCCAGAAATGTCGAAGCAGAGTGACTCCAAGAAGTTTGTGAATGCGGTTCAAATGGCTCTGGAAGAAGTTAGTAGGCTTGTGGAGGCGGGGTTAACGTGTAAATGTCAAACCGTCAATCGTGTTGATCATGCTGGTGTCGTGAACAAAGGGATCAAGGAAGGAGTGCCGGTTCCTAAAGGGAACACGATCAAGGTGTTGATGGACCGCATAGAGCCAGTTGAGCTTCTTTCGATTCTGAAAGATTTTGCTACAATGGACCCTGGTGCAGGACTAGCTGAGCTTGAACTCGCTTTACTGAAGAGTTTGTTGAATGTTTTTTATAGTAAGAAAGGCGGTTACTTGTTGGTTAAATACCATGATCCAATGTGTATTGATGGTCTTGAATACGAGTCGCAAACTGGGGTCGTTGCTGATTCTGAAATGAACGGTCCTTCGGAGAGCATAGACAATGGCGATAATAAGTTGTATCAGAAAAGGAAACAGAAGAGTGTGGCAGATTTGATGAAAGAGGATGAACCTAAAGACAAGAAAGCGAAAACTCCCAAAGATGGAGGTTCTAGTAAGAGAAAAAGGAAGGCGTTGATGGTGTCGGTTACACCGGAAACCGACCATGAAaatggcggtggcggtggtgttgAAGAAGAAACGATGTCGCCACGCCAAAGGAAGAAAAGCAAGTATCTTTCACCGCCTTACTTAAGTCCCGTCGGGGGCGGGAGACTTTCCGTTTTTGGTTCCGGTTCCGGCCCTTTCAAAGAACCCAAACCCGAATCCGAACCTGAGAAAGTTGCGGAAATGGCTGCTAAACCTTTTGAGGATTCATTGAAGAAGAGCAGCGGGAAGAAAACCCGTCAAAACAAAGGTGTTCGTGAAGGTTCTGATTCTCAAGAAGAACCGAAGACGAAAAGCACTACCGGTGCTGCTGTGAATGTGAAGAAGGTGTTACACGGGCTGTTACGTGTAGCTCTCGATCCTACATCTTTTACGGAGAAAAACCTCCCTGCGGTTACCGATTTCGTTTCTTCCTACCGGAGCTCCATCTTCAAAGAAGGTTCGAGCCACCAGACTGACCAATCGATCTTGAATGAAGGTTCCAGCCACCAGACCGACCAAAAGAAAAAAGCTCGAGGCACATCGGACGTGGCGTTTATCAAGGAGAAGCTCGAGTCGATGATGGAGATTGTGCAGGGGTGTGCGGAAACCGAAATGAGTGCAGATGTGAAGGCGAGTCTGGAAGGAGAGATACAAGAAGTTCTTCAGAAGGTTGGTAAACTGAAGGGGAAGTGa
- the LOC110912285 gene encoding uncharacterized protein LOC110912285 isoform X2: MEIFEGKKMTDVTLTGVSSISQPNLEETVVTTTVSVVKMVQEDKEDEVMKNVEKGEGGEGMEKVNEGLFGNLVGGGDDEGVNVNGNENGASMAMDVEVSLFGEEEDAGGENLVSEGNVCVEKASGDPMEICLSAEKQKNDENGNRIFGGENVENREDNGDKLVENKGEHEEEEEDHGFAVGDFVWGKIKSHPWWPGQIYNPSDASDNAARLKRKGRILVAHFGDGSFSWCSPSQLKPFIDHFPEMSKQSDSKKFVNAVQMALEEVSRLVEAGLTCKCQTVNRVDHAGVVNKGIKEGVPVPKGNTIKVLMDRIEPVELLSILKDFATMDPGAGLAELELALLKSLLNVFYSKKGGYLLVKYHDPMCIDGLEYESQTGVVADSEMNGPSESIDNGDNKLYQKRKQKSVADLMKEDEPKDKKAKTPKDGGSSKRKRKALMVSVTPETDHENGGGGGVEEETMSPRQRKKSKYLSPPYLSPVGGGRLSVFGSGSGPFKEPKPESEPEKVAEMAAKPFEDSLKKSSGKKTRQNKGVREGSDSQEEPKTKSTTGAAVNVKKVLHGLLRVALDPTSFTEKNLPAVTDFVSSYRSSIFKEGSSHQTDQSILNEGSSHQTDQKKKARGTSDVAFIKEKLESMMEIVQGCAETEMSADVKASLEGEIQEVLQKVGKLKGK, encoded by the coding sequence ATGGAAATCTTTGAAGGGAAGAAGATGACAGATGTAACCCTAACTGGGGTTTCTTCAATTTCTCAGCCTAATTTAGAGGAAACAGTTGTTACAACGACAGTTTCGGTTGTTAAGATGGTTCAAGAGGATAAAGAAGATGAGGTGATGAAGAATGTGGAAAAAGGGGAAGGGGGTGAGGGTATGGAGAAGGTTAATGAAGGGCTTTTTGGTAATttggttggtggtggtgatgatgaaggTGTGAATGTGAATGGTAATGAGAATGGGGCATCTATGGCTATGGATGTGGAGGTTTCTTTGTTTGGAGAAGAAGAAGATGCAGGTGGCGAAAATCTGGTTTCGGAGGGGAACGTGTGTGTCGAAAAGGCAAGTGGGGATCCGATGGAGATCTGTTTATCGGCGGAGAAACAGAAGAACGACGAAAATGGAAACAGAATCTTTGGTGGGGAAAATGTCGAAAACAGGGAAGATAATGGCGACAAGTTAGTAGAAAACAAAGGCGAACacgaggaagaagaagaagatcacgGTTTTGCTGTAGGGGATTTCGTGTGGGGCAAAATCAAGAGTCACCCATGGTGGCCGGGCCAGATATACAACCCGTCTGACGCATCTGATAATGCAGCGAGATTGAAACGTAAAGGTCGAATCTTGGTTGCGCATTTTGGGGACGGATCGTTTTCTTGGTGTTCACCGTCGCAGTTGAAGCCCTTTATCGACCACTTTCCAGAAATGTCGAAGCAGAGTGACTCCAAGAAGTTTGTGAATGCGGTTCAAATGGCTCTGGAAGAAGTTAGTAGGCTTGTGGAGGCGGGGTTAACGTGTAAATGTCAAACCGTCAATCGTGTTGATCATGCTGGTGTCGTGAACAAAGGGATCAAGGAAGGAGTGCCGGTTCCTAAAGGGAACACGATCAAGGTGTTGATGGACCGCATAGAGCCAGTTGAGCTTCTTTCGATTCTGAAAGATTTTGCTACAATGGACCCTGGTGCAGGACTAGCTGAGCTTGAACTCGCTTTACTGAAGAGTTTGTTGAATGTTTTTTATAGTAAGAAAGGCGGTTACTTGTTGGTTAAATACCATGATCCAATGTGTATTGATGGTCTTGAATACGAGTCGCAAACTGGGGTCGTTGCTGATTCTGAAATGAACGGTCCTTCGGAGAGCATAGACAATGGCGATAATAAGTTGTATCAGAAAAGGAAACAGAAGAGTGTGGCAGATTTGATGAAAGAGGATGAACCTAAAGACAAGAAAGCGAAAACTCCCAAAGATGGAGGTTCTAGTAAGAGAAAAAGGAAGGCGTTGATGGTGTCGGTTACACCGGAAACCGACCATGAAaatggcggtggcggtggtgttgAAGAAGAAACGATGTCGCCACGCCAAAGGAAGAAAAGCAAGTATCTTTCACCGCCTTACTTAAGTCCCGTCGGGGGCGGGAGACTTTCCGTTTTTGGTTCCGGTTCCGGCCCTTTCAAAGAACCCAAACCCGAATCCGAACCTGAGAAAGTTGCGGAAATGGCTGCTAAACCTTTTGAGGATTCATTGAAGAAGAGCAGCGGGAAGAAAACCCGTCAAAACAAAGGTGTTCGTGAAGGTTCTGATTCTCAAGAAGAACCGAAGACGAAAAGCACTACCGGTGCTGCTGTGAATGTGAAGAAGGTGTTACACGGGCTGTTACGTGTAGCTCTCGATCCTACATCTTTTACGGAGAAAAACCTCCCTGCGGTTACCGATTTCGTTTCTTCCTACCGGAGCTCCATCTTCAAAGAAGGTTCGAGCCACCAGACTGACCAATCGATCTTGAATGAAGGTTCCAGCCACCAGACCGACCAAAAGAAAAAAGCTCGAGGCACATCGGACGTGGCGTTTATCAAGGAGAAGCTCGAGTCGATGATGGAGATTGTGCAGGGGTGTGCGGAAACCGAAATGAGTGCAGATGTGAAGGCGAGTCTGGAAGGAGAGATACAAGAAGTTCTTCAGAAGGTTGGTAAACTGAAGGGGAAGTGa